In Candidatus Eisenbacteria bacterium, the DNA window CGATGGCGCGCCGGTAGGGCTCGGCCATGTAGGCGGCCGCGAACTGGAGGATCTCATAGTCGAACTCCTCCCGGCCGAGGTCCTCCTCCATCCAAAGAGCCTCGAGATATGTCGCGAAGCCCTCGTTCAGCCAGGCGTGCGCCCATGACTTGCAGGTGATGAGGTCGCCGAACCATTGATGCGCCAGCTCGTGCGAGACCAGATCGTCGCTCGTGAAGTCGAGCGAGGCCCTCGCGTCATGCAGAGTCCCGTCCGACTGGCTCGTCGCAGACGTATTCTCCATCCCCCCGAAGTGGAAGTCGCGGATCGCGATCTGCGAGTACTTCTCGTACGGATAGGGACAGTCGAGCCGATCGGAGAAGAACTCGATCATGCGTGGAGTCTTGCCGAAGGAGCGTCGCGCCTCCTCCTCGCGACCCTTCTCGACGTAGGAGTCGACCGGGATCTTCCGCCAGCGGTCCTCCAGGCGGACAAACTCCCCGACGACGAGGGCGATCAGGTAGCTGACATGGGGGACTCCCTCCGACCAGTGGTAGGTCTTTCTGCCGTCGCGCTCGGTCACGGAGAGCAGCCCGCCGTTCGAGATTGCCGTGTATCGGCTCTCGACGGTCGCCACGATCTCGGTCGTCATCCTCTCGTTGGGGGCGTCGTGGCAGGGGATCCAGTAGCGCGCTTCCTCGTCCTCTCCCTGGCTCCAGAGCTGCCAGGCGCCGGCCGGGTCCTGATCGGCGGGAGCAATGAAGTAGAGCCCGAGCGCCGGATGATCGACCTCGTAGCTGACGACGAGCTCGATCGTGTCAGCGACCGGAACGGGGAAGCGGATCGTGAGCTTGCGGTCCAGATAAGAATGGGGGAGATCCTGGCCGTTCCCGTCACGAACCGATCGGATCTTGAGATCGACCGCGTCGAGGACGATCGAGTCGAATGGGCCGTAGGCGGCGCGCAGCCGCTGGGCGCATGTCGCATCGACGTGCCTGCGTGGCAGGTCGATTTCCAGATCGAGCCGTAGATGCTCCACATCGCAAGTGCGGTCGGGAGCGTACTTGGGCTGTTCCTCCCTCAGCGTCCATCGCCCCGCGGCATGCCCAAGCTGACGGCAGACCATCCGCTCGCCCCAGGCGCCGCCATGCCTTGAATCTGTTCCCGTCATCTGCGTCCCCCTCGTGGCTCGGCCTCTTCACTGACACGGCATGACCGCGATGATACCGAAGGGCGGCCGCGCGGACCATCCGGTGCTCGGCCGGCCGGCATCCGGTCGACAGCCGCGCGGCGGCCCTGCGAGTCTGAGACCCGGTGAGGAGAGGAGGAGCTCATGATGCCAAGAGCTGGCGATGCCGCGCCTTCCTTCAGCGGCAAGGCGACATCGGGACAGATCGTCTCCCTCGCGGACTTCAGGGGCAAGAAGCTGATCCTCTACTTCTACCCGAAGGACAACACTCCCGGCTGCACGACCGAGGCGTGCGACTTCCGCGACAATCTAGGACGGCTTTCGCGAAAGGGAGCGGCGGTTCTCGGCGTGAGCCCCGATAGCGTCGTCTCGCACGCGCGATTCGCGGCCAAGCACGATCTGAGCTTCCCGCTCCTCTGCGATCCGGATCGTGCCGTCGCGCAGGCCTATGGCGTCTGGGTCGAGAAGACGCTCGCGGGGCACGTCGAGGAGCTCCTGAAAGCCCTCTAGAGAAAAGAGCGCCGGCGCCGCCGGGGGGAGCCCGGCGACTCCGTTCGTCGGGCGGCGGAGGGGCGGCGCGGAGAGTCGGGCCGAGGCCTCCACCGGTAGCGTGAGAGATCACAGGCGCCCCGGGCGCTGAACTGGATTCCCTCCCGCTCGAGGAGCGCCCTCTGGAGGGACGTCTCCCCATCGGGGAAGCTCCCGGAGCGGACGGAGATCTCCCCGCGGGCGTTGACGACCCGGTGCCAGGGGATCGAGAGCCCCGCTGGAATCGAGTAGAGGGCGTATCCCGCGAGCCGCGGCTGGCAGGGATGCCCCGCCAGGGCGGCGATCTGCCCGTAGGTGGCGACCCTTCCCCGGGGGATCCTCGCGACGACCCCCCAGATTGAGCGGTAGAGCTGCGAGGCCCGCCGCGCGGGCTCCTCGTCGCTTCTGCCGCGGGAACGTCTCGGCATGTCCAACCGCTAGCACGGCGGGCCCGGCTCGTCCATAGTTGTGAGGGATCGTGCGCCTCGGCCGCGATCTGGGAGGTGTGATGGGAATCGCGGCGTTCGAAGGGAAGTCGCCTCGCATCGGAGGCGGCACCTATGTTCACCCCTCGGCGGATCTCTTCGGGGACGTGGAGATCGGCGCCGGCTGCTGGATAGGCCCGGGCGCGCGGCTGCGCGGGGACTACGGGACGATCCGAGTCGGCGACCGCACGAGCATCGAGGACAACTGCGTCATCCACGCGCGCCCCGGCGAGGTCTGCACGATCGGAAACTGGGTGACGATCGGTCACGGAGCCATCATCCACAACGCCCTCCGGATCGAGGACTACGCCGTCATCGGGATGGGCGCCATCGTCTCCGACTGGACGATCGTCGGCGAGTGGGCGGTGGTCGGCGAGGGGGCGGTCGTGCGCCAGCGCCAGGCCATTCCAGCCGGGGCGATCGCCGTGGGGATTCCCGCCCGTCTCCTGGAGAAGGAGGTCGAGGAGGCCTACAAGGCGGAGTGGATGCACTTCAAGCAGACCTATGTCGACCTGGCCCGGAGGTATCCGTCCGGCCTGTTGCCTCTCGACGACTCGGCCGGGCGGGAGCGGGGCATGGAACCGCCGCGTTCGGGGCGAGGGACATCCGAGAAGGGGATGGAGGAGAGGGATTGATGAACGGTGCGGGCACTTCGGCCGATCTCGTGCGGGCCGCGTACGCAAGGCTGGAACGGAACCTGGGAGTCATCAGGAGTCGCCTTGGACGCCCGCTCACGCTCGCGGAGAAGGTCCTGCTCGGACACCTCAGGGATCCCGAGGGGCAGGACCTGCGCCCCGGAGAAGGATTCCTCTTCCTCGACCCCGACCGCTTGGCGATGCAGGACGCCACGGCGCAGATGGCCCTCCTGCAGTTCATGCATGCCGGCCGCTCGCGCTCGGCCGCGCCGGCCACCGTCCACTGCGATCACCTGATCCAGGCGAGGGTGGGAGCCTTGGAGGACACGGAGGCGGCTCTTCGGGAGAACGGGGAGGTCTATGACTTCCTGCAGAGCGCATCCTCCGCCTTCGGCATCGGATTCTGGAAGCCGGGCTCCGGGATCATCCATCAGGTGCTCCTCGAGAACTATGCCTTTCCGGGCGGGCTCTTGATCGGCACAGACTCCCACACGCCAAACGCGGGTGGACTCGCGATGCTCGCCAGCGGCGTCGGCGGCGGAGACGCCGTCGATGTGATGGTCGGAATGCCCTGGGAGGTCAGACATCCAAGGGTCCTCGGAATCCGGCTCACCGGCGCCCTGCGCGGATGGACGTCGCCGAAGGACGTCATTCTGCGGCTGTGCGGGATCCTGACGGTCAAGGGGGGGACCGACCGGATCCTCGAGTACTTCGGGCCGGGCGCGCGAACGATCTCATGCACCGGCAAGGCGACGATCGCCAACATGGGGGCCGAGCTGGGGGCGACCGGATCGATCTTCCCCTTCGATGAGGCGATGGACAGATACCTCAGGGGGACGGGCCGGGGGACGATCGCCGATCTCGCCGCGAGCCACGCGGCGATTCTCTCCGCCGATCCGGAGGTTGAGGCGGAACCGGAGAAGTACTTCGAGCGGGTGATCACGATTGACCTGTCGAGCCTGGAGCCTCAGATCGCGGGGCCGCACACCCCTGACCTGGTGCGGCCGATCTCCGCCTTCGCGGCGGAAGTGCGGGAGAGGGGATATCCCGAGGCGCTGTCGGCCGCGCTGCTCGGATCCTGCACGAACTCCTCGTA includes these proteins:
- a CDS encoding peroxiredoxin, which codes for MPRAGDAAPSFSGKATSGQIVSLADFRGKKLILYFYPKDNTPGCTTEACDFRDNLGRLSRKGAAVLGVSPDSVVSHARFAAKHDLSFPLLCDPDRAVAQAYGVWVEKTLAGHVEELLKAL
- a CDS encoding methylated-DNA--[protein]-cysteine S-methyltransferase, which translates into the protein MPRRSRGRSDEEPARRASQLYRSIWGVVARIPRGRVATYGQIAALAGHPCQPRLAGYALYSIPAGLSIPWHRVVNARGEISVRSGSFPDGETSLQRALLEREGIQFSARGACDLSRYRWRPRPDSPRRPSAARRTESPGSPRRRRRSFL
- a CDS encoding M1 family metallopeptidase; translation: MTGTDSRHGGAWGERMVCRQLGHAAGRWTLREEQPKYAPDRTCDVEHLRLDLEIDLPRRHVDATCAQRLRAAYGPFDSIVLDAVDLKIRSVRDGNGQDLPHSYLDRKLTIRFPVPVADTIELVVSYEVDHPALGLYFIAPADQDPAGAWQLWSQGEDEEARYWIPCHDAPNERMTTEIVATVESRYTAISNGGLLSVTERDGRKTYHWSEGVPHVSYLIALVVGEFVRLEDRWRKIPVDSYVEKGREEEARRSFGKTPRMIEFFSDRLDCPYPYEKYSQIAIRDFHFGGMENTSATSQSDGTLHDARASLDFTSDDLVSHELAHQWFGDLITCKSWAHAWLNEGFATYLEALWMEEDLGREEFDYEILQFAAAYMAEPYRRAI
- a CDS encoding gamma carbonic anhydrase family protein, translating into MGIAAFEGKSPRIGGGTYVHPSADLFGDVEIGAGCWIGPGARLRGDYGTIRVGDRTSIEDNCVIHARPGEVCTIGNWVTIGHGAIIHNALRIEDYAVIGMGAIVSDWTIVGEWAVVGEGAVVRQRQAIPAGAIAVGIPARLLEKEVEEAYKAEWMHFKQTYVDLARRYPSGLLPLDDSAGRERGMEPPRSGRGTSEKGMEERD